In Ruminiclostridium papyrosolvens DSM 2782, the following proteins share a genomic window:
- a CDS encoding cobyrinate a,c-diamide synthase: protein MIAGTGSGCGKTTVTCGILNALVDRGVRTSAFKCGPDYIDPMFHTEITGIKSRNLDTFLLGDNNLKYLLDKNSVGNDISFIEGVMGFYDGLGNDGRHSSYSISRLTGTPVVLVVNPKGMALSIAAIINGFRDFMPENNIKGVIINSVSPGLYQMYKPMIEEKTGIRVLGFLPPMPEAVIESRHLGLVTAEEIKDIRKKLNIMAKNAEEFIDIDALVGLAQTAGAMEYDKVSVRKKYSCNIAVAKDKAFCFYYEDSLELLREMGAELTYFSPLEDKSLPENIQGLILGGGYPELYAEKLSSNKTMLKSIKDTLSEGLPTYAECGGFMYLQQSISNKQNNKYPMTGVLDGNSTMCERLTRFGYTTLIAKEDNLFCKKGESINAHEFHYSDSDNNGNGFESVKPEGKRKWKCIFASDTLFAGYPHIHFYGNTKFAESFLQKCCNFSKHI, encoded by the coding sequence ATGATAGCAGGAACAGGAAGCGGCTGCGGTAAAACCACTGTTACCTGCGGAATACTGAATGCACTGGTGGACAGAGGGGTTAGAACCTCTGCTTTTAAGTGCGGGCCTGACTATATCGACCCCATGTTTCACACTGAAATAACAGGTATCAAGTCCCGAAATCTGGACACATTTCTCTTGGGAGATAATAACCTGAAGTATCTTTTGGACAAAAATTCTGTCGGAAATGATATTTCTTTTATTGAAGGAGTTATGGGTTTTTATGACGGACTTGGAAATGATGGCAGGCATTCGTCTTATTCCATTAGCCGACTAACAGGGACACCTGTGGTATTAGTGGTTAACCCCAAGGGAATGGCTCTTTCCATAGCGGCAATAATAAACGGTTTCCGAGATTTTATGCCTGAAAACAATATTAAGGGTGTTATTATTAATTCAGTTTCACCCGGACTTTATCAGATGTACAAACCGATGATAGAGGAAAAGACCGGAATACGGGTATTGGGTTTTTTACCGCCTATGCCGGAGGCTGTTATTGAAAGCAGACATTTGGGGCTTGTTACAGCGGAAGAAATTAAAGATATCCGAAAAAAGCTGAATATAATGGCTAAAAATGCGGAGGAGTTTATTGATATTGACGCTCTTGTGGGACTGGCACAAACAGCAGGCGCTATGGAGTATGACAAGGTTTCCGTGCGAAAAAAATATAGCTGTAATATAGCTGTGGCAAAGGACAAAGCTTTTTGCTTCTACTATGAGGACAGCCTTGAGCTGCTGAGGGAAATGGGAGCGGAGCTTACATATTTTTCACCCCTTGAAGATAAAAGCTTACCTGAAAATATACAGGGTCTAATATTGGGGGGAGGCTATCCCGAGCTGTATGCAGAGAAATTAAGCTCTAATAAAACCATGCTAAAGAGCATAAAGGACACCCTTTCAGAAGGGTTGCCCACATATGCCGAGTGCGGAGGTTTTATGTATCTTCAGCAATCAATTTCAAATAAGCAGAACAACAAGTATCCTATGACAGGGGTTCTTGACGGAAACAGCACAATGTGTGAAAGACTGACCAGATTCGGTTATACAACTCTAATTGCAAAAGAAGACAATTTGTTTTGTAAAAAGGGTGAGAGTATTAATGCTCACGAATTTCATTACAGTGACAGTGATAACAACGGAAACGGTTTTGAGTCAGTAAAGCCGGAGGGCAAAAGAAAATGGAAATGCATTTTTGCATCAGATACTTTGTTTGCAGGATATCCTCACATACATTTTTATGGAAATACGAAGTTCGCAGAAAGCTTTTTGCAAAAATGCTGTAATTTTAGTAAACACATTTAG
- the cbiB gene encoding adenosylcobinamide-phosphate synthase CbiB, whose product MKIIIEVAIGFMLDIIFGDPPWLPHPIRLIGWFISKGEKLLGKAFPKSQKGEFMAGAVLAILVTAGTFIIPFLLLYFLSRVSIYAEVAVASLFCYQILAAKSLKTESMRVYYHLKNHDMANARKYLSWIVGRDTQNLTEEGITKAAVETVAENTSDGVIAPLIFLVIGGAPLGFLYKAVNTMDSMIGYKNDKYLYFGRFAARFDDVLNFIPAILSAYIMIGASFVCGLDYKNALMIYRRDKRNHSSPNSAKTEAVCAGALNVQLAGDAYYFGKLVKKKTIGDNNRKIKPDDIKTANKLMYATAFIAFVILCGCRLVVSGGIK is encoded by the coding sequence ATGAAAATAATAATTGAAGTTGCCATTGGGTTTATGCTGGACATAATTTTTGGGGACCCTCCATGGCTGCCTCATCCAATAAGGCTGATAGGTTGGTTTATTTCAAAGGGTGAGAAGCTGCTAGGAAAGGCTTTTCCAAAATCACAAAAAGGCGAGTTTATGGCAGGAGCAGTTCTTGCCATATTAGTTACAGCAGGTACATTCATTATACCGTTTTTGCTATTGTATTTTCTAAGCAGGGTAAGTATATATGCTGAAGTGGCTGTTGCATCCCTGTTCTGTTATCAGATACTTGCAGCCAAAAGCTTAAAGACCGAGAGCATGAGGGTTTATTATCATCTCAAAAACCATGACATGGCAAACGCAAGGAAGTATTTATCGTGGATAGTGGGACGTGATACCCAAAACCTGACTGAAGAGGGGATAACCAAAGCTGCTGTTGAAACTGTTGCCGAAAATACCTCGGACGGAGTAATTGCACCTTTGATATTTCTGGTTATTGGAGGAGCACCTCTGGGGTTTTTATACAAGGCTGTTAATACAATGGATTCAATGATAGGTTACAAGAATGACAAATACCTTTACTTTGGCAGATTTGCAGCAAGGTTTGACGATGTTTTGAATTTTATCCCTGCCATTTTATCTGCATATATTATGATTGGGGCTAGTTTTGTCTGTGGCTTGGATTATAAAAATGCACTCATGATATACAGGAGGGATAAAAGAAATCATTCCAGTCCCAATAGTGCAAAGACAGAGGCTGTATGCGCAGGCGCACTGAATGTACAACTCGCAGGAGATGCATATTATTTTGGAAAGCTTGTAAAGAAGAAAACCATTGGCGATAATAACAGAAAAATAAAACCGGATGACATAAAAACAGCCAATAAGCTCATGTACGCAACTGCATTTATAGCATTTGTTATTCTATGCGGATGCAGGCTGGTTGTTTCAGGGGGAATTAAATGA
- a CDS encoding pyridoxal phosphate-dependent aminotransferase, with translation MKKLVHGGDIYSKKNLPENLKLIDFSANINPLGLPEGVKKAIINGVDDFCNYPDPLCRELKKEISDYLNVPEEYIACGNGAADVVYRIASAIRPQKVLLTAPTFSEYEDAVKLFDSDVDYYYLSKEKNFRLEIDILDKITSDMGLMFLCNPNNPTGVLTDKETVLKIAEKCKSTKTILVVDECFMDFLDNQQKYSVMDSLDTYKNIIILKAFTKIYAMAGIRLGYGICSDANVIEGLNRAGQPWSVSVVAQKCGIAALKDTDYINRTRGLIEHNRIFLVNSLIQLGFEVVNSKANYILFRTEVKSLPHELEKFGILIRSCGNYRGLDETYFRIAVKSKEDNQYLINSIKKILSPLHYLSQCGKI, from the coding sequence ATGAAAAAGCTTGTTCATGGGGGAGATATTTATAGTAAAAAAAATTTACCGGAGAATTTAAAGCTAATTGATTTTTCGGCAAATATCAATCCTTTGGGATTGCCGGAGGGTGTAAAAAAGGCCATTATCAATGGTGTAGACGATTTTTGCAACTATCCTGATCCCTTATGCAGAGAATTGAAAAAGGAAATCTCAGATTATTTAAATGTACCGGAAGAGTATATAGCCTGTGGCAACGGAGCCGCTGATGTGGTATATAGAATTGCTTCTGCCATAAGGCCGCAAAAAGTACTTCTTACTGCACCTACTTTTTCTGAGTATGAAGATGCAGTAAAGCTGTTTGACAGTGATGTGGATTATTATTATCTATCAAAGGAAAAGAATTTTAGGCTTGAAATTGATATACTTGATAAAATAACTTCTGATATGGGGCTTATGTTTTTATGCAACCCCAATAATCCTACGGGTGTTCTTACAGATAAGGAAACTGTTTTAAAAATTGCTGAAAAGTGTAAGTCAACAAAGACTATTCTGGTAGTTGACGAATGTTTTATGGATTTTTTGGATAATCAACAGAAGTACAGTGTTATGGACAGTCTTGACACCTATAAGAACATAATTATCCTTAAAGCATTTACAAAAATATATGCTATGGCGGGAATCCGCTTGGGATACGGAATATGTTCCGATGCAAATGTCATAGAAGGGCTGAATAGGGCAGGCCAGCCTTGGAGTGTGTCTGTAGTTGCTCAGAAGTGTGGGATTGCTGCTCTCAAAGATACAGATTATATTAACAGAACAAGAGGACTAATTGAACATAACAGAATATTTTTGGTAAATAGTCTTATACAGCTTGGCTTTGAAGTTGTAAATTCAAAAGCAAACTATATTTTATTCAGAACAGAGGTAAAATCACTTCCTCATGAACTTGAAAAATTTGGCATATTGATACGTTCCTGCGGTAATTATAGAGGACTTGATGAAACATATTTCAGGATTGCCGTAAAATCAAAAGAAGATAATCAATATCTTATAAATTCTATAAAGAAAATCCTGTCGCCTTTACACTATTTATCACAATGTGGTAAAATTTAG
- a CDS encoding bifunctional cobalt-precorrin-7 (C(5))-methyltransferase/cobalt-precorrin-6B (C(15))-methyltransferase has product MKKKLYIIGAGTGSEDFLTQRALKLMKTCDVIYSTAHRFLSGSKRKVIECSVTEMPQLIETSRGQNIALLVSGDTGFFSIAGSLSEKLENTVDIEVICGISSLQYFCSKTGNSYENIKVVSLHGREKSILGLISYNPKVFVLTGGENKAHSICKSLSEHGLTEIKAIVGENLSMPEERIVMGTVEELSGYTFGNLAVMLLENPDYVNYYIPLVDEDFQRGEVPMTKEEVRAVTLAKLAIEPCDTVFDIGAGTGSVAIEMARRAFDGSVYAIEKNPEALELISKNRVKLGAYNVKVVSGTAPDIFEGLPVPDKAFIGGSSGNMADIVRHLTEVNPGIHIVANAITLESLNAAINSFEENGFDAEVVCINSSVSKKVGGYHMMNANNPVYIITGKSL; this is encoded by the coding sequence ATGAAAAAGAAACTGTATATAATCGGTGCCGGAACAGGCTCGGAGGATTTTTTGACACAGAGAGCCTTAAAGCTGATGAAAACCTGTGATGTTATATACAGTACTGCACACAGATTTTTATCCGGTTCAAAAAGGAAGGTTATAGAGTGCTCTGTGACAGAAATGCCACAGCTGATTGAGACTTCCCGAGGTCAGAATATCGCTTTGCTGGTTTCAGGAGATACAGGTTTTTTCAGTATTGCAGGAAGCCTGTCAGAAAAACTGGAGAATACAGTTGATATTGAAGTGATATGTGGTATAAGTAGTCTGCAATATTTTTGTTCAAAAACCGGAAACAGTTACGAAAATATAAAGGTTGTCAGTCTCCACGGACGGGAAAAAAGCATACTGGGGCTGATATCCTATAATCCAAAAGTCTTCGTGCTTACGGGAGGAGAAAATAAAGCCCATTCAATATGCAAAAGTCTTTCAGAACATGGCTTGACAGAGATAAAAGCAATCGTGGGAGAAAATTTGTCAATGCCTGAGGAGCGTATTGTAATGGGAACGGTGGAGGAATTGTCAGGATACACCTTTGGTAATCTCGCTGTTATGCTGTTGGAAAACCCTGATTATGTTAACTATTATATTCCACTTGTTGATGAGGATTTTCAACGTGGAGAGGTTCCGATGACAAAGGAAGAAGTACGTGCCGTCACTCTTGCAAAGCTGGCAATTGAACCCTGTGATACTGTGTTTGATATTGGAGCAGGAACAGGCTCAGTTGCCATTGAAATGGCAAGAAGAGCCTTTGACGGTAGCGTTTATGCTATTGAAAAGAATCCTGAGGCTCTGGAGCTGATAAGCAAAAACAGAGTTAAGCTTGGAGCCTATAATGTCAAGGTAGTTTCAGGTACTGCGCCGGATATATTTGAAGGACTTCCCGTACCTGACAAAGCATTTATAGGTGGAAGCAGCGGAAATATGGCTGATATTGTCCGACACCTTACAGAGGTAAATCCAGGAATACATATTGTAGCCAACGCAATTACTTTAGAAAGTCTCAATGCTGCCATTAATTCATTTGAAGAGAATGGTTTTGATGCGGAAGTGGTTTGTATTAATTCGTCTGTTTCCAAAAAGGTTGGAGGCTACCATATGATGAATGCAAACAACCCGGTATATATTATTACAGGAAAAAGCCTTTAG
- a CDS encoding precorrin-8X methylmutase: MEIMRPMEIENKSFEIISRELGDRVLDKNCEPVIKRVIHTTADFEYADSLVFSEGVIEKSVEILKAGACIVTDTQMAMAGINKAAVARCGCEVMCFMSNSEVAEQALAEGTTRAAISMRKAAEIEKPLVIVVGNAPTALIELNNLINEDKVKPKLIVGVPVGFVNVVESKELIMKQNIPSIVARGRKGGSNVAAAIVNALLYMASPRDINQ, translated from the coding sequence ATGGAAATAATGAGACCAATGGAAATAGAAAATAAGAGCTTTGAGATTATCAGCCGTGAACTTGGAGACAGAGTTCTTGACAAGAATTGTGAGCCTGTAATAAAGAGAGTTATTCATACCACTGCTGATTTTGAATACGCAGACAGTCTGGTGTTTTCTGAGGGTGTCATAGAAAAGTCTGTGGAAATCTTAAAAGCAGGTGCTTGTATTGTCACAGATACTCAAATGGCCATGGCAGGAATAAATAAGGCTGCTGTTGCTCGCTGTGGTTGCGAAGTTATGTGCTTTATGTCAAATAGTGAAGTAGCGGAGCAGGCCTTGGCAGAGGGAACTACCAGAGCTGCCATATCCATGAGAAAGGCAGCTGAAATAGAAAAGCCCCTTGTTATAGTGGTCGGAAACGCCCCTACCGCATTAATTGAGCTTAATAATCTGATAAATGAAGATAAGGTTAAGCCTAAACTCATTGTTGGTGTTCCTGTGGGCTTTGTAAACGTTGTTGAATCAAAGGAATTGATAATGAAGCAGAATATTCCTTCTATAGTAGCCAGAGGGCGTAAGGGTGGCAGCAACGTGGCAGCAGCAATAGTTAATGCCTTACTGTATATGGCTTCTCCAAGAGATATTAATCAATAG
- the mtnK gene encoding S-methyl-5-thioribose kinase, whose translation MSKFDKYFLMSPSDAAEYAAEKLSIFCCDCELDSKEIGDGNLNYVFRVWDKNSDKSVIIKQAGFTARISEDFKLSPDRNRIEAETLRFQGDLAPGLVPVVYKYDDTLSCCSMEDLSDYTIMRQALLQHKIFPKFAEHITTFMVNTLLLTSDVFLNHQEKKSLVKSYTNPELCEITEDLVYTEPFNDYKHRNDVFLPNLDWVKKELYNDNELKLEVAKLKFDFLTNAQALIHGDLHTGSIFVNENSTKIIDPEFAFYGPMGYDVGNIIANMIFAWVNADATMDNEEECINFKNWVENTICEIIDKFKAKFMKVWKEEAKEVLAKTPGFSQWYLSQVIHDTAAVAGLELCRRIVGMAHVKDITSIENESARLRAERICITVAKGYIKNRESYLFGEQFVNTLKEVEYEFPR comes from the coding sequence ATGTCGAAATTTGATAAATATTTTTTAATGAGTCCATCGGATGCGGCTGAATATGCAGCGGAAAAGCTCAGTATATTTTGCTGCGATTGTGAACTTGACAGTAAAGAAATAGGTGATGGAAATCTGAATTACGTATTTCGAGTATGGGACAAAAATTCTGATAAATCAGTGATAATAAAACAAGCTGGTTTTACTGCAAGAATTTCTGAGGATTTCAAGCTTTCGCCTGACAGAAACAGAATTGAGGCAGAAACTCTCAGATTTCAGGGGGATTTAGCGCCGGGCCTTGTACCGGTAGTATATAAATATGATGATACCTTGAGCTGCTGCTCTATGGAAGATTTGTCAGATTATACAATAATGAGACAAGCACTTCTTCAACATAAGATTTTTCCGAAATTTGCGGAACATATCACCACTTTTATGGTCAATACGCTACTCTTAACTTCAGACGTTTTTTTGAATCATCAGGAGAAAAAATCACTCGTAAAAAGCTATACAAACCCTGAGCTTTGTGAAATAACAGAGGATTTGGTGTACACGGAGCCTTTTAATGATTATAAGCATCGCAATGATGTTTTTTTGCCAAACCTTGATTGGGTAAAAAAAGAGCTTTATAACGATAATGAGCTGAAACTTGAGGTTGCAAAACTAAAGTTTGATTTTCTTACAAATGCACAAGCCTTAATTCATGGCGATTTGCACACCGGTTCTATCTTTGTAAATGAAAATTCAACAAAGATTATAGATCCTGAATTTGCATTTTATGGGCCTATGGGTTATGACGTCGGTAATATAATAGCAAACATGATATTTGCTTGGGTAAACGCAGATGCTACTATGGACAATGAGGAAGAGTGTATCAACTTCAAGAATTGGGTTGAGAATACCATTTGTGAAATTATTGATAAATTCAAAGCAAAATTCATGAAAGTATGGAAGGAAGAAGCCAAAGAGGTTCTGGCAAAAACTCCCGGATTTTCACAGTGGTATTTAAGTCAGGTAATACATGATACTGCAGCGGTTGCAGGGCTTGAACTATGCAGACGTATTGTGGGTATGGCACATGTTAAGGACATTACTTCCATAGAAAATGAAAGTGCAAGATTACGTGCAGAACGCATTTGCATAACTGTTGCAAAGGGTTACATAAAGAACCGTGAAAGCTATTTATTTGGAGAACAGTTTGTTAATACCTTAAAAGAGGTGGAATACGAATTCCCAAGATAG
- a CDS encoding cobyric acid synthase, giving the protein MAKPIMIQGTMSNAGKSLLTAGLCRIFAQDGYRVAPFKSQNMALNSYITADGSEMGRAQVVQAEAAGKAPDVRMNPILLKPTSDKGSQVIVEGKSIGNMTATEYYAYKHNLLPQIKRAYESLSEENDIIVIEGAGSPAEINLKRDDFVNMGLAKMLKAPVLIAGDIDRGGVFASLYGTVMLFDEEERKHVKGSIINKFRGDVEILKPGLDMLCDLIHVPVVGVVPYLQVDIDDEDSLTERFSRQGTVGLIDIAVIKLPRISNFTDFNALEHIECASVRYVSGVSELGNPDLIIIPGSKNTMGDLKWMRENGLEVCIQKHAAKNKPVFGICGGYQMLCEKLSDPYGVEHGGEMKGMGLLKSGTVFEKEKTRTRVTGVFGKVEGIFKGLSGKTFEGYEIHMGYTASEAGNEGSSSLSKLTEINGNEKPDGMQKGNIYGTYVHGVFDSDEILAEIAEALMKDKGLEYEKHTSFNLKEYKEKQYDLLADALRESLDMKYIYKVIEEGI; this is encoded by the coding sequence ATGGCAAAACCAATTATGATTCAGGGAACCATGTCAAATGCGGGGAAAAGCCTGCTGACAGCGGGATTGTGCCGCATATTTGCACAGGATGGCTATAGGGTGGCACCTTTTAAATCACAGAATATGGCTCTGAATTCATATATTACGGCTGACGGTTCAGAAATGGGTCGAGCTCAGGTCGTACAGGCCGAAGCGGCAGGAAAGGCCCCTGATGTCAGAATGAATCCTATTTTACTAAAGCCTACAAGCGATAAGGGTTCACAGGTGATTGTAGAGGGAAAGTCAATAGGAAACATGACTGCTACAGAGTATTATGCCTACAAGCATAATTTGCTGCCCCAAATAAAAAGGGCTTATGAAAGCCTTTCAGAGGAAAATGATATTATAGTTATTGAAGGTGCAGGCAGTCCTGCCGAAATAAATTTAAAGCGTGATGATTTTGTAAACATGGGGCTGGCAAAGATGTTGAAAGCTCCGGTATTGATTGCAGGAGACATTGACAGGGGAGGGGTTTTTGCTTCTTTGTACGGAACGGTTATGCTGTTTGACGAAGAAGAGCGGAAACATGTCAAGGGTTCAATAATCAATAAATTCAGAGGAGATGTAGAGATTTTAAAGCCGGGCCTTGATATGCTCTGCGATTTGATACATGTTCCTGTTGTTGGTGTTGTACCATATCTTCAGGTTGATATTGACGATGAAGACAGTCTCACTGAAAGATTTTCCAGACAAGGTACCGTAGGCCTTATTGATATTGCGGTAATCAAACTTCCCAGAATCTCCAATTTTACTGACTTTAATGCACTTGAGCATATTGAATGTGCAAGTGTGAGATATGTATCAGGTGTCAGTGAGTTGGGAAACCCGGATTTGATAATTATTCCGGGCAGTAAGAATACCATGGGTGATTTGAAATGGATGAGAGAAAATGGACTGGAAGTATGTATCCAAAAGCACGCAGCAAAAAATAAGCCTGTATTCGGAATATGCGGAGGCTATCAGATGCTGTGTGAAAAGCTCAGTGACCCCTACGGTGTTGAGCACGGTGGGGAAATGAAGGGAATGGGGCTTTTAAAATCCGGAACTGTATTTGAAAAAGAAAAAACCCGGACAAGAGTTACAGGGGTTTTTGGTAAAGTAGAAGGAATATTCAAGGGCCTTAGCGGAAAAACCTTTGAAGGTTATGAAATACATATGGGTTATACTGCTTCTGAGGCAGGAAACGAAGGTAGTTCATCTCTTAGTAAACTGACTGAAATCAATGGTAATGAAAAGCCTGACGGTATGCAAAAGGGGAACATATACGGTACATATGTCCACGGAGTTTTTGACAGTGATGAAATACTTGCAGAGATTGCAGAGGCATTAATGAAGGATAAAGGTCTGGAATATGAGAAGCATACTTCCTTTAATTTAAAGGAGTATAAGGAAAAGCAGTATGATTTGTTGGCGGACGCTTTAAGAGAATCTCTTGATATGAAATATATTTACAAGGTTATTGAGGAAGGAATCTGA